One window of the Rhodohalobacter sp. SW132 genome contains the following:
- a CDS encoding PAS domain S-box protein yields MYTQSNQSFFNSESIFVVDIDSLYILDANSHAIEQYGYSIDELKSKKITDLGKRVELTGFEGPDLDQSVIHPRDVWVHRSKDGTEWMVQMTHQKFRHAGRAVKMAIAHNIDHLISDDEVQISRLPKIDLIRTQMPFGLIEWNSKLVVQDFSEKAEMIFSADHAEVIGKKAEDLLFLPDKFVNQFRERISSRIENGDTYFVIESKIEDPLYDQKICLWHNTVMRSENGELLSVYSLIEDVTDQRKSYVELQKSETKFRVMNEQSFVGIYILKDRSFVYANPRLTEITGYSEKELLDDIKFRDLVHPDDIAHVNEQRKIWEANPKESYDFSIRIISKSGEVLHIKTYGSSIEKDGERALLGVVTDQTQQIKALESYQSLFDCINDSMYIQDVDGTFIEVNKEVENTTGYSKEEIIGKDPSFLAAPGKVDMEDANRKFKKALTGKPQSFRWWGKKKNGEIYPKDIKLSQGNFFGQDVVIAVARDVTEQVRREEELKRNEELFEQLFRNSPLGIAMLNRDSEIVQVNDSFESMFGYSEDEIVGENLDDLIVPESEIEEAKALSDRKTTFTLTKRRKTKSGELIDVFIYGVPVVIDGETIAIYGIYTDITDRIRAEDKVKQSLEEKEILLAEIHHRVKNNLAVITGLLELQFHNLESAEAKSALRDSQMRINSMALIHEKLYQNESLSNIDFGVYIDELVRVIVKSHSKEGVNVNVKMEADPIDLPITKAIPCGLIINEIVTNSMKYAFPADHENPEIAIQLKQKNGGAQILISDNGIGLEKPFEQMGGNSLGTLLIRTLSSQLEAEMDVDGSDGTCYKLSFDLEKS; encoded by the coding sequence TTGTATACACAATCAAATCAATCGTTTTTTAACAGCGAATCGATATTTGTTGTCGATATCGATTCACTCTACATATTGGACGCAAATTCACATGCAATTGAACAGTATGGCTATTCGATTGATGAGCTGAAATCAAAAAAAATTACTGATCTTGGCAAACGAGTAGAACTGACTGGATTTGAAGGCCCGGACCTGGATCAATCCGTGATTCATCCAAGGGACGTATGGGTTCACCGAAGTAAAGATGGGACTGAATGGATGGTTCAGATGACTCACCAAAAATTCAGGCATGCCGGCAGAGCTGTCAAAATGGCCATTGCGCATAATATCGACCATCTTATATCTGATGATGAGGTTCAGATCAGCCGATTGCCAAAAATTGACCTGATCCGTACACAGATGCCATTTGGGCTGATTGAGTGGAATTCAAAGCTGGTTGTACAGGATTTTTCTGAAAAAGCAGAGATGATATTTAGTGCTGATCATGCAGAAGTCATCGGGAAAAAAGCGGAAGATCTCTTATTTCTGCCGGATAAATTTGTAAATCAATTTCGCGAACGAATTTCATCCCGAATTGAAAACGGGGATACTTATTTTGTGATAGAATCAAAAATTGAAGATCCGCTCTACGATCAGAAAATCTGTTTGTGGCATAACACGGTTATGCGCAGTGAAAATGGGGAGCTGTTGAGCGTGTATTCGCTGATTGAAGATGTCACCGATCAGAGAAAATCGTATGTTGAACTTCAGAAGTCGGAAACCAAATTCCGTGTGATGAACGAACAGTCGTTCGTTGGAATCTATATTCTGAAAGACCGGTCATTTGTGTATGCAAATCCCAGGCTGACTGAAATTACCGGTTATAGTGAAAAGGAGCTTCTGGACGATATTAAATTCAGGGATCTCGTTCATCCAGATGACATTGCACATGTGAATGAACAGCGTAAAATCTGGGAGGCAAATCCTAAAGAATCGTATGATTTCAGCATAAGAATCATCTCAAAATCAGGGGAGGTTCTGCACATTAAGACATACGGTTCATCCATTGAAAAGGATGGTGAACGGGCTCTTTTAGGTGTTGTAACTGATCAGACCCAGCAGATAAAAGCCCTCGAAAGTTACCAGTCTCTTTTCGATTGTATAAACGACAGTATGTACATCCAGGATGTAGACGGAACGTTTATTGAGGTTAATAAAGAGGTCGAAAATACCACCGGATACTCAAAAGAAGAGATTATCGGGAAAGATCCTTCATTTCTCGCTGCTCCCGGAAAAGTGGATATGGAGGACGCAAACCGAAAGTTTAAAAAAGCTCTCACCGGTAAACCTCAGTCATTCCGGTGGTGGGGGAAAAAGAAAAACGGTGAGATATACCCAAAAGACATCAAACTTTCACAAGGTAATTTTTTTGGTCAGGATGTTGTGATCGCCGTTGCAAGAGATGTAACGGAACAGGTGCGGCGGGAAGAGGAGTTGAAGCGCAACGAGGAGTTATTTGAACAGCTTTTCAGAAATTCGCCTCTCGGTATTGCCATGCTGAACAGGGATTCTGAAATTGTGCAGGTGAACGACAGTTTTGAGTCGATGTTCGGGTATTCGGAAGATGAAATTGTAGGGGAAAACCTGGATGATCTGATTGTACCTGAATCAGAGATCGAAGAAGCTAAGGCCTTGTCTGACCGTAAAACCACATTTACACTCACTAAAAGAAGAAAGACAAAATCGGGCGAGCTGATTGATGTATTTATCTATGGTGTGCCAGTTGTGATTGACGGGGAGACAATTGCAATCTATGGAATATATACCGACATCACCGATCGTATTCGTGCCGAAGATAAAGTAAAGCAGTCTCTGGAGGAGAAAGAGATTCTGCTTGCCGAGATTCACCACCGGGTGAAAAACAATCTTGCCGTGATCACCGGGTTACTGGAGCTTCAATTTCACAATCTTGAAAGTGCTGAAGCGAAGAGCGCACTCCGCGATAGCCAGATGCGAATTAACTCCATGGCCCTGATTCACGAAAAACTATATCAGAATGAAAGTCTGTCGAATATCGATTTTGGGGTGTATATCGATGAGCTGGTTCGTGTGATTGTGAAATCTCACAGCAAAGAAGGGGTTAATGTAAATGTGAAGATGGAGGCGGACCCCATTGATTTACCCATTACCAAAGCGATTCCGTGCGGACTGATTATCAACGAGATTGTGACCAACTCAATGAAATATGCATTTCCGGCCGATCATGAAAACCCTGAGATTGCCATTCAGCTGAAGCAGAAAAACGGAGGGGCACAAATACTGATCTCCGATAACGGTATTGGCTTGGAGAAACCGTTCGAGCAGATGGGTGGGAATTCCCTGGGTACACTGCTCATCCGAACTCTCAGCAGCCAGCTTGAGGCGGAAATGGATGTAGACGGCTCCGATGGGACCTGCTATAAATTGTCCTTTGATCTCGAGAAATCGTAA
- a CDS encoding AGE family epimerase/isomerase, with translation MTSFILIVILLPVLIFAACNASDEHAGNPAGTLDPELRKSLSGEFKSHLMNHILNPWYPASVDEESGGFNTRFNYQWNADDQQPRMIVSQSRLIWTASIAAEFVDDKETDRLLKAAEHGFHYLKEVMWDQEYGGFYNQVSREDSVVQNLNDRTIKEAYGNAFAIYGLAAYVKATGNQDALELAVDTFQWLETHSYDAEHGGYFNIMERDGTPLTTGLDRTPPKDQNSSIHLLEAFTELYHVWPDPLLEERLNEMLTLIRDTIRIDPGYLVLFSEADWTPVSYRDSSDQVREENYYFDHVSFGHDVETAFLMIEASETLGIRNDSTTHHYAKQMVDHSLKTGWDHENGGFYDGGYYFDKDEDLVVVRDTKTWWAQAEGLNALLLMSLLYPDDEMEYQRYFLQMWDYINEYFIDHEYGGWYESGLDKSPDSRYDAKGHIWKTNYHDGRAMMNGIRLLNKLQD, from the coding sequence ATGACCAGTTTTATTTTAATTGTCATTCTACTGCCCGTTCTGATATTTGCTGCATGTAATGCCAGTGATGAACATGCCGGAAATCCTGCCGGCACGCTTGATCCTGAATTACGGAAGTCGCTCTCCGGGGAGTTTAAATCTCATCTGATGAATCACATCTTAAATCCGTGGTATCCGGCATCAGTGGATGAAGAATCCGGAGGATTCAACACCCGGTTTAATTACCAGTGGAATGCGGACGATCAGCAGCCACGGATGATTGTATCGCAGTCCCGGCTCATCTGGACAGCATCCATTGCTGCTGAGTTTGTTGATGACAAGGAAACTGACCGTTTACTAAAAGCCGCTGAACACGGATTCCACTATTTAAAAGAAGTGATGTGGGATCAGGAATATGGCGGTTTTTATAACCAGGTCAGCAGAGAAGACTCGGTTGTGCAAAATCTCAACGACCGCACGATAAAAGAGGCCTATGGAAATGCTTTTGCGATCTACGGTTTGGCAGCATACGTAAAGGCAACCGGCAATCAGGATGCCCTTGAACTGGCAGTTGATACTTTCCAATGGCTTGAAACCCATTCATACGATGCCGAACATGGTGGTTATTTCAATATTATGGAACGGGACGGAACTCCGCTCACAACCGGACTCGATCGCACTCCCCCAAAAGATCAAAACTCATCCATTCACCTGCTTGAAGCGTTTACAGAACTTTACCATGTATGGCCCGATCCCCTGCTGGAAGAGCGGCTAAACGAAATGCTTACACTCATACGGGATACCATCCGAATCGACCCGGGTTACCTGGTACTCTTTTCTGAAGCGGACTGGACACCGGTGTCTTACCGCGATTCATCGGATCAGGTCAGAGAGGAAAATTACTATTTCGACCACGTCTCTTTCGGGCACGATGTAGAAACAGCTTTTTTAATGATCGAAGCCTCGGAAACACTTGGAATCCGGAATGATTCCACGACACACCACTATGCAAAACAGATGGTGGATCACTCGCTCAAAACCGGTTGGGATCATGAAAATGGGGGTTTTTATGATGGAGGGTATTATTTCGATAAAGACGAAGATCTTGTTGTTGTTCGTGATACAAAAACATGGTGGGCACAGGCAGAAGGATTAAATGCACTGCTGCTGATGTCATTGCTATACCCGGATGATGAAATGGAGTATCAACGCTATTTCCTGCAGATGTGGGACTACATTAACGAATATTTCATCGATCACGAATATGGTGGGTGGTATGAATCCGGCCTGGATAAATCGCCCGACTCCAGGTACGACGCCAAAGGTCATATCTGGAAAACAAATTACCACGACGGGCGGGCGATGATGAACGGAATTCGTCTGTTAAACAAATTACAGGATTAA
- a CDS encoding Gfo/Idh/MocA family protein, with amino-acid sequence MGKEIKSPFFNKLSRREFVKASSITAGGLLLGSLPLGTSAYAAGSDMLKIALIGCGSRGTGAAANALSSTEGVQLVAMADILEEQLADSYRILSTRYADTDKVNVPEEHKFVGFDGFKDAISLADVVLLTTPTFFRPLHFDEAVHQGKHVFMEKPVAVDPAGVRRVLEAGKKAKEQNLNVVVGLQRRYDMRYRELHRRLQDGQIGEIISGQVYWNQGPFFIRERQPGWSELEHQIRNHFHFIWQAGDQVLDQMIHNIDVANWYLGEHPVTAQGMGGREVRTGKEYGQIFDHNFIEYTYPSGAVISAQCRQIPGVFNIVTERFNGSKGFLSTGGPEGPTIHDRRKNELFRYEGEDDPSPYDHEHVELFDAIRSGNTIDNTEYASISTMTAIMGFMATYSGQFLEWDEALNSDKRMYPHHDLLPEDVTWDTPAPVQPKEDGYYPVPVPGVTEVL; translated from the coding sequence ATGGGAAAAGAAATCAAGTCACCATTTTTTAATAAATTATCAAGACGTGAATTTGTAAAAGCATCATCCATAACGGCAGGAGGTCTTTTACTGGGATCATTGCCGCTCGGTACGTCGGCTTATGCAGCCGGCAGTGATATGCTGAAAATAGCACTGATCGGATGCGGCAGCAGAGGGACAGGTGCCGCGGCTAACGCATTGAGTTCAACTGAGGGAGTACAGCTTGTTGCAATGGCGGATATCCTGGAAGAACAGCTTGCTGACAGCTATAGAATATTGTCCACCCGCTATGCTGATACGGATAAAGTAAATGTGCCGGAAGAGCATAAATTTGTTGGGTTTGATGGTTTTAAAGATGCAATCTCACTGGCGGATGTTGTGCTTCTCACAACTCCAACATTTTTCAGGCCGCTCCATTTTGATGAGGCAGTCCACCAGGGAAAGCACGTTTTCATGGAGAAACCGGTAGCTGTTGATCCTGCAGGTGTTCGCCGGGTGCTTGAAGCCGGTAAGAAGGCGAAGGAGCAGAATCTGAACGTGGTGGTAGGTCTGCAGAGACGTTATGATATGCGCTACCGCGAACTTCACAGGCGCCTGCAGGATGGTCAGATCGGAGAGATTATTTCGGGACAGGTTTACTGGAACCAGGGCCCGTTTTTTATCCGGGAACGACAGCCGGGATGGTCAGAGCTTGAACATCAGATAAGAAATCATTTTCATTTTATCTGGCAGGCAGGCGATCAGGTTCTGGATCAGATGATTCACAACATCGATGTGGCAAACTGGTACCTGGGTGAGCATCCGGTCACTGCACAGGGTATGGGCGGACGCGAAGTGCGGACCGGTAAGGAGTACGGGCAGATTTTTGATCACAATTTTATCGAATATACCTATCCGAGCGGTGCCGTTATTTCTGCACAGTGCCGGCAGATACCGGGTGTTTTTAATATCGTAACCGAGCGGTTCAACGGCAGCAAAGGATTTCTGTCGACCGGCGGGCCCGAAGGCCCCACGATACACGACCGAAGAAAGAATGAACTATTTCGGTATGAGGGTGAGGACGATCCGAGTCCGTATGATCATGAACACGTAGAGCTGTTTGATGCGATACGGAGCGGGAATACAATCGACAATACGGAATACGCATCTATATCAACCATGACCGCAATTATGGGCTTTATGGCAACCTATTCCGGGCAATTTCTGGAATGGGATGAAGCTTTGAATTCAGATAAACGAATGTATCCGCACCATGACCTGCTGCCGGAAGATGTGACCTGGGATACCCCGGCTCCGGTACAGCCGAAAGAAGATGGATACTATCCGGTTCCGGTGCCCGGCGTAACTGAAGTACTCTGA